From the Paraburkholderia sp. PREW-6R genome, one window contains:
- a CDS encoding MmgE/PrpD family protein: MTSSDSQPTLSDQYARFGLGLRLSDVPRAVQTRARHLMLDAIGIAFASRGYPYADVSFAAFSELSSGASPVIGYGRRLALRDAAMMNGVLIHGLDFDDTHSRGVIHSTTSALPCVLALADRDDLSGADLLAAYIVAMEVSTRVASAAKSGFHKAGFHPTGLVGAFGCSVAAARLLHLDEARTANAQGIALSMAAGSLEFLEDGAWTKRAHPGFAAASAITAATLAKHGFTGPRRAYEGRFGLYASHLGQPLEDADLQLALEGLGSSWQIEEVAIKPVPACHFTHAVADAAIALHREHGFSVNTLDSIRRVVAKVPRGTVEIVCEPVEPKRKPVTSYDAQFSVPYIVATALLKGRFTLDELEPAALADPEVLALAARVDYEIDPDSTFPRHYTGEVVVQRNDGTQVAHREAINRGCAERPVSNEDIVAKFYENAQRSVSRSAAEQIAQAVLQLDERPARALADTLAGHTAS, translated from the coding sequence ATGACTTCATCCGATTCACAACCTACGCTTTCCGACCAATACGCGCGCTTTGGTCTCGGTCTGCGCTTGAGCGATGTGCCGCGCGCCGTGCAAACCCGCGCGCGCCATCTGATGCTCGACGCCATTGGGATCGCGTTCGCGTCGCGCGGCTATCCGTATGCGGACGTGTCGTTTGCGGCGTTCTCCGAACTCTCCAGCGGCGCCTCGCCGGTGATCGGCTACGGACGCCGGCTTGCGTTACGCGACGCCGCGATGATGAATGGCGTGCTGATCCACGGCCTCGATTTCGACGACACGCACTCGCGCGGCGTCATTCATTCGACGACGAGCGCGCTGCCTTGCGTGCTCGCGCTCGCCGATCGCGACGACCTGAGCGGCGCGGATCTGCTTGCCGCCTATATCGTGGCGATGGAAGTGTCGACGCGCGTCGCGTCGGCGGCGAAAAGCGGCTTCCACAAGGCGGGCTTTCATCCGACCGGACTCGTCGGCGCGTTCGGCTGCTCGGTGGCCGCCGCCCGTCTGCTGCATCTCGACGAAGCACGCACGGCCAACGCGCAGGGCATCGCACTTTCCATGGCGGCCGGCAGCCTCGAATTTCTCGAAGACGGCGCGTGGACCAAACGCGCGCATCCCGGGTTTGCCGCCGCGTCGGCGATCACGGCCGCGACGCTGGCAAAACACGGTTTTACCGGCCCGCGCCGCGCTTACGAAGGACGCTTCGGCCTCTATGCCAGCCACCTCGGTCAACCGCTCGAAGACGCCGATCTCCAGCTCGCTCTGGAGGGCCTCGGCAGCAGCTGGCAAATCGAAGAGGTGGCCATCAAACCGGTGCCGGCATGCCACTTCACCCATGCCGTTGCCGACGCCGCCATCGCGTTGCATCGCGAGCATGGCTTTTCCGTGAACACCCTCGATTCGATCCGACGCGTGGTGGCCAAAGTGCCGCGCGGCACCGTGGAGATCGTGTGCGAGCCGGTGGAGCCGAAGCGCAAGCCGGTCACGAGCTACGACGCGCAATTCAGCGTGCCTTACATCGTCGCGACGGCGCTGCTCAAAGGCCGCTTCACGCTCGACGAACTCGAACCCGCCGCGCTCGCCGATCCCGAAGTACTGGCGCTGGCTGCGCGGGTCGATTACGAGATCGATCCGGATTCGACCTTTCCGCGGCACTACACCGGCGAAGTCGTCGTGCAACGCAACGACGGCACGCAAGTCGCGCATCGCGAGGCGATCAATCGTGGGTGCGCCGAGCGGCCGGTGAGCAACGAGGACATCGTCGCGAAGTTCTACGAGAACGCGCAACGCTCCGTCTCGCGCAGCGCCGCCGAACAGATCGCGCAAGCCGTTTTGCAACTCGACGAACGGCCGGCTCGCGCACTTGCCGACACGCTCGCCGGACACACCGCATCCTGA
- a CDS encoding acyl-CoA dehydrogenase family protein — MTATELDTLENDQLILDMLDRFLDTEVRPYVHKFDHDDIYPAEIVEKMKEMGLFGCIIDPEYGGLGLSTRTYAQIITRISRVWMSVSGIINSHLILAMLVQRNGTPEQKQKYLPKFATGEWRGGIGLTEPDCGTDLQAIRTTAKRVGDEYVVNGNKTWITNSKYGNTLALLVKTDPTAQPRHRGMSLLLVQKGPGFEVSRQLEKLGYKGIDTCELSFNDYRVSTDALIGGVEGNGLQQILGGLELGRINVAARGVGVAQAALDESVSYSQQRKTFGKPICEHQAIQLKLGEMATRVEAGRLLVDAAAKKYDLGERCDMEAGMAKYFATEAALENATEAMRIHGAYGYSKEYNVERLYRDAPLLTIGEGTNEMQRIIIAKQLIERSPV; from the coding sequence ATGACCGCTACTGAACTCGACACGCTGGAAAACGATCAACTGATTCTCGACATGCTGGACCGCTTCCTCGATACCGAGGTGCGTCCGTATGTTCACAAGTTCGACCACGACGACATCTACCCGGCGGAGATCGTCGAGAAGATGAAGGAGATGGGCCTGTTCGGCTGCATCATCGATCCGGAATACGGCGGCCTTGGCCTCTCGACGCGCACCTACGCGCAGATCATCACGCGCATTTCGCGGGTATGGATGTCGGTGAGCGGCATCATCAACTCGCACCTGATTCTCGCCATGCTCGTGCAACGCAACGGCACGCCGGAGCAGAAACAGAAATATCTGCCGAAGTTTGCGACCGGCGAATGGCGCGGCGGCATCGGTCTCACTGAACCCGACTGCGGCACGGATCTGCAGGCGATCCGAACCACGGCGAAACGCGTGGGTGACGAATATGTCGTGAACGGCAACAAGACATGGATCACCAACAGCAAGTACGGCAACACGCTCGCGCTGCTCGTGAAAACCGACCCGACCGCGCAGCCGCGTCATCGCGGCATGAGCCTTCTGCTGGTGCAGAAGGGACCGGGCTTCGAGGTCAGCCGGCAACTCGAAAAGCTCGGCTACAAAGGTATCGATACCTGCGAGCTGTCGTTCAACGATTACCGGGTCTCGACGGACGCGCTGATCGGCGGCGTCGAAGGCAATGGCTTGCAGCAGATTCTCGGCGGCCTCGAACTCGGGCGGATCAACGTGGCCGCGCGCGGGGTGGGCGTCGCACAGGCCGCGCTCGACGAATCGGTCAGCTACTCGCAGCAGCGCAAGACGTTTGGCAAGCCGATCTGCGAACACCAGGCTATCCAGTTGAAGCTCGGCGAAATGGCGACCCGGGTCGAAGCGGGCCGTCTGCTGGTGGACGCCGCCGCAAAAAAATACGACCTCGGCGAGCGCTGCGACATGGAGGCCGGCATGGCGAAATACTTCGCAACCGAAGCCGCGCTGGAAAACGCCACCGAGGCCATGCGCATTCATGGCGCGTATGGTTATTCGAAGGAATACAACGTGGAGCGTCTGTATCGCGACGCACCGCTTCTCACGATCGGCGAGGGCACCAACGAGATGCAGCGGATCATCATCGCGAAGCAGTTGATCGAAAGGAGCCCGGTATGA
- a CDS encoding CoA transferase, with amino-acid sequence MSLPLTGVRVLAIEQYGAGPFATQHLADLGAEIIKIEHPANGGDVGRAVGPYFFGEGDSHFFEAFNRNKCSLTLDLKKPEARAVLLDLVAKSDAVFNNLRGDLPAKLGLTYEQLSEANPKIVCAHLSAYGRTGSRAAWPGYDYLMQAEAGYLSVTGEPDSPPARFGLSIIDLMTGTTAAMALLAGLVEARASGTGRDIDVSLFDVALHNLAYVATWYLNGGVVTGRENRSAHPSLTPSQLYKTKDGWIFLMCNKEKFWSVLAEVVDKPSWVTDPRFSNFKARLEHRELVQTELDTVLSTATTAQWLDRFGGRVPAAPVYNVKEALENPFVAERGCVVDAEHPRFGKIRGVAAPVRVNEPLPTRAAPDIGQDTQRLLDELGYDDARIALLREAGVVQ; translated from the coding sequence ATGAGCTTGCCTCTCACGGGCGTGCGCGTGCTCGCAATCGAACAGTACGGCGCCGGGCCGTTCGCGACGCAGCATCTCGCCGACCTCGGCGCGGAAATCATCAAGATCGAGCATCCCGCTAATGGCGGCGACGTGGGCCGCGCGGTCGGGCCATACTTTTTCGGCGAGGGTGACAGCCATTTTTTCGAAGCGTTCAACCGCAACAAATGCAGCCTGACGCTCGACCTGAAGAAACCGGAAGCGCGCGCCGTGCTGCTCGATCTCGTCGCGAAGAGCGATGCGGTCTTCAACAACCTGCGCGGCGATCTGCCGGCCAAACTCGGCCTGACCTACGAGCAACTGAGCGAAGCGAATCCGAAGATCGTGTGCGCGCATCTTTCCGCCTATGGCCGCACGGGCAGCCGTGCCGCGTGGCCTGGCTACGATTATCTGATGCAGGCGGAAGCGGGCTATCTGTCCGTGACCGGCGAGCCGGACAGTCCGCCGGCGCGCTTCGGCCTGTCGATCATCGATCTGATGACCGGCACGACCGCGGCCATGGCGCTGCTCGCGGGCCTTGTCGAAGCGAGAGCGTCGGGCACCGGTCGCGATATCGACGTGAGCCTCTTCGATGTCGCGTTGCATAACCTTGCGTACGTCGCGACGTGGTATCTGAACGGCGGCGTGGTGACGGGACGCGAGAACCGTTCGGCGCACCCGTCGCTGACGCCGAGCCAGCTGTACAAGACGAAAGACGGCTGGATCTTCCTGATGTGCAACAAGGAGAAGTTCTGGAGCGTGCTCGCCGAAGTGGTCGACAAACCTTCGTGGGTGACCGATCCGCGCTTCAGCAACTTCAAGGCGCGCCTTGAGCACCGCGAACTGGTGCAGACCGAACTCGACACGGTTCTTTCCACCGCGACGACCGCGCAATGGCTCGACCGTTTCGGCGGACGCGTGCCGGCCGCGCCGGTCTACAACGTCAAGGAAGCGCTGGAAAATCCGTTCGTCGCCGAGCGCGGGTGCGTGGTGGACGCCGAGCATCCGCGCTTCGGCAAGATTCGCGGCGTGGCGGCGCCCGTGCGCGTGAACGAACCATTGCCGACGCGTGCCGCGCCGGATATCGGTCAGGACACGCAGCGTCTGCTGGACGAGCTGGGTTACGACGACGCACGGATTGCTTTGCTGAGAGAGGCGGGTGTGGTGCAATAA
- a CDS encoding GntR family transcriptional regulator: MTSLHIQMATTTVLGQQPRYMQLAQTLLNEIQGGRFPVGALLPTEFELCEQFGASRFTVRQAIKQLEQRGLVDRRPGIGTRVKATQSETAYHQVMERLSDLHRYTADTELEIESTQTVELDDAELLERLGAKPGETWLLAEGIRRSPDSVEPICHTEVYIHPAFRSLSGLGGRSHVPIYTLIEKQFGEQITEVEQEIRAIAMPAKLAQRLNAKPRSPALWLCRRYLNRRAQVVELTISVHPADRYSYSETFQRDWHGN, translated from the coding sequence ATGACTTCCTTGCACATCCAGATGGCCACGACGACAGTTCTCGGGCAGCAACCGCGCTACATGCAACTGGCACAAACGCTCCTCAACGAGATTCAGGGGGGGCGGTTTCCAGTCGGCGCATTGCTGCCCACCGAGTTCGAGCTATGCGAGCAGTTCGGCGCGAGCCGCTTCACCGTGCGGCAGGCGATCAAGCAGCTCGAACAGCGCGGTCTGGTGGACCGGCGCCCCGGCATCGGCACGCGTGTGAAAGCGACGCAAAGCGAGACTGCCTATCATCAGGTGATGGAGCGGCTGAGCGATCTGCATCGCTACACGGCGGATACCGAACTGGAAATCGAGTCGACGCAAACCGTCGAGCTCGACGATGCGGAACTGCTCGAACGCCTCGGCGCGAAGCCCGGCGAAACCTGGCTGCTGGCCGAAGGCATTCGCCGCTCGCCCGATAGCGTCGAGCCGATCTGCCACACCGAGGTGTACATCCACCCGGCGTTCCGTTCGCTCAGCGGACTCGGCGGCCGTTCGCACGTGCCGATCTATACGTTGATCGAAAAGCAGTTCGGTGAGCAGATCACCGAAGTGGAGCAGGAAATCCGTGCAATCGCGATGCCGGCCAAACTCGCGCAACGCCTGAACGCGAAACCGCGTTCGCCCGCGCTGTGGTTATGCCGCCGGTATCTGAACCGGCGCGCGCAGGTGGTCGAGTTGACGATCAGCGTGCATCCGGCGGATCGCTATAGCTATTCGGAAACATTTCAACGCGACTGGCACGGCAACTAG
- a CDS encoding CoA ester lyase, whose amino-acid sequence MEARSYLFVPGDRPERFAKALDTGADAVVIDLEDAVAPAAKATARDTLRQWLASADTSRVIVRVNASGTPWHGEDVAMVRDARVPVVMLPKSESAQQLGDVAARLSPPVRLVALVETVAGVVAMREIAAAPSVARLAFGTVDFCGDAGIEGLGVELDYVRSQMVIESRFAGLAAPVDGVTLELDNADRLAQDVASARRFGFGGKLCIHPRQVDAVNRGFAPSEEERRWAARVMAACAEHPQGAFAVDGKLVDRPVIERAKRIAAFG is encoded by the coding sequence GTGGAAGCACGCAGTTATCTGTTCGTACCGGGCGATCGCCCTGAGCGCTTTGCGAAAGCGCTCGACACCGGCGCCGACGCGGTCGTGATCGACCTCGAAGACGCCGTCGCGCCGGCGGCGAAAGCAACCGCACGCGACACGCTGCGCCAGTGGCTTGCCAGCGCGGACACGTCGCGGGTAATCGTTCGCGTGAATGCGTCGGGTACGCCGTGGCATGGCGAGGATGTCGCCATGGTGCGCGACGCGCGCGTGCCCGTCGTCATGTTGCCGAAGTCGGAAAGCGCGCAACAGCTCGGCGATGTGGCGGCGCGCCTGTCGCCGCCGGTGCGGCTCGTCGCGTTGGTCGAGACCGTCGCGGGCGTGGTGGCCATGCGTGAGATTGCCGCCGCGCCGTCGGTCGCGCGTCTCGCGTTCGGTACAGTGGATTTTTGCGGCGACGCGGGTATCGAAGGACTCGGCGTCGAGCTCGATTACGTGCGCTCGCAGATGGTGATCGAGTCGCGCTTTGCCGGGCTTGCCGCGCCTGTCGACGGCGTGACGCTCGAACTCGACAATGCCGACCGTCTCGCACAGGACGTCGCCAGCGCGCGCCGCTTTGGATTTGGCGGCAAGCTGTGCATTCATCCGCGCCAGGTCGACGCGGTGAATCGCGGCTTCGCACCGAGTGAGGAGGAGCGCCGCTGGGCCGCACGCGTGATGGCCGCGTGCGCCGAACATCCGCAAGGCGCATTCGCCGTCGACGGCAAGCTGGTGGACCGCCCGGTCATCGAACGCGCGAAGCGGATCGCGGCGTTCGGTTAA
- a CDS encoding methyl-accepting chemotaxis protein, with protein sequence MLKNLSIRTCLTVMIVFFGVVLLFGAAAGLLSLRSSNASLQQMYTVDTPAVADLEGSAGQLLRLRLALATYASLVDLNDQDGATAVLKRFEQYQKSSDERLAHYLSRASADAQEQRLIKDMQDKRDTFLHEGLEPALTALKAGDRTAFQQLQAHKLPSLYGAYEKAMLALEQLQLDHGAQRYQDAQNMFFAISVAVAAGMVLSLLGAWLGRVVLVRAIVSPVDATIAQFQRIANGDLTSRIDVNSNNEMGRLAAALRKMQDSLIATVNSVRQGTESIDTGVSEIAAGNTDLSQRTEEQAASLEETAASIEQLTSTVKQTAENARQASSLAEGASSLAARGGELTGQVVGTMHGIVDDSRRIADIIGVIEGIAFQTNILALNAAVEAARAGEQGRGFAVVASEVRSLAQRSAAAAKEIKALIDASTARVQAGSQLVERSGSTMTEIVDSISRVSSIMGEIASAASEQSTGIDQVNLAVAQMDEVTQQNAALVEQAAAAASSLEEQARRLSSAVAVFQTAPARTASSAGVKADAAFAIGEPAVL encoded by the coding sequence ATGTTGAAAAATCTTTCAATCCGCACCTGCCTGACCGTCATGATCGTTTTCTTCGGCGTCGTGCTGCTGTTCGGCGCGGCGGCCGGGCTGCTGTCGCTGCGTTCGAGCAACGCGTCGTTGCAGCAGATGTACACCGTCGATACACCCGCCGTCGCCGATCTGGAAGGCAGCGCCGGGCAGTTGTTGCGCCTGCGGCTTGCGCTCGCCACCTATGCGTCGCTCGTCGACCTGAACGATCAGGACGGCGCGACGGCGGTGCTCAAACGCTTCGAGCAGTACCAGAAATCATCGGATGAGCGTCTCGCCCACTATCTGAGCCGCGCAAGCGCCGACGCGCAGGAGCAGCGTCTGATCAAGGACATGCAGGACAAGCGCGACACGTTCCTGCATGAAGGCCTCGAACCGGCGCTCACCGCGCTGAAGGCGGGCGACCGGACGGCGTTCCAGCAATTGCAGGCGCACAAGCTGCCTTCGCTCTATGGCGCGTACGAGAAGGCGATGCTTGCGCTCGAGCAGTTGCAGCTCGACCACGGCGCGCAGCGCTACCAGGACGCACAGAATATGTTCTTTGCGATCAGCGTCGCGGTGGCGGCCGGCATGGTGCTTTCGCTGCTCGGCGCCTGGCTTGGCCGCGTAGTGCTGGTCCGCGCGATCGTCAGTCCGGTCGATGCCACCATCGCCCAGTTTCAGCGCATCGCCAATGGCGATCTGACCAGCCGGATCGATGTGAACAGCAACAATGAAATGGGGCGCCTCGCGGCCGCGCTGCGCAAGATGCAGGACTCGCTGATCGCGACCGTGAACTCGGTGCGTCAGGGCACGGAATCGATCGACACCGGGGTCAGCGAGATTGCCGCGGGTAATACCGATCTGTCGCAACGGACCGAAGAACAGGCCGCATCGCTCGAGGAAACGGCGGCGAGCATCGAGCAGCTGACCTCGACGGTCAAGCAGACGGCGGAGAACGCCAGGCAGGCCAGCTCGCTCGCCGAAGGCGCGTCGAGTCTCGCGGCGCGGGGCGGCGAGTTGACCGGTCAGGTGGTGGGCACGATGCACGGTATCGTCGATGACTCGCGGCGGATCGCGGACATTATCGGCGTGATCGAAGGGATCGCTTTCCAGACCAATATTCTGGCCCTGAACGCCGCCGTCGAGGCCGCGCGCGCGGGCGAGCAGGGGCGCGGCTTTGCGGTGGTGGCGAGCGAGGTGCGCTCGTTGGCACAACGCAGCGCGGCGGCCGCGAAAGAGATCAAGGCGCTGATTGATGCATCGACAGCGCGCGTGCAAGCCGGCTCGCAACTGGTCGAGCGTTCCGGCTCGACGATGACGGAAATCGTCGATTCCATTTCCCGCGTCAGTTCGATCATGGGCGAGATTGCGTCGGCTGCCAGCGAGCAGAGCACGGGCATCGACCAGGTGAATCTTGCCGTCGCGCAGATGGATGAAGTGACCCAGCAGAACGCCGCGCTCGTGGAACAGGCGGCGGCCGCTGCCAGCTCGCTGGAAGAGCAGGCCAGAAGACTGAGTTCCGCGGTCGCGGTGTTTCAGACAGCGCCTGCGAGAACGGCATCGTCTGCGGGTGTGAAAGCCGACGCCGCTTTTGCAATCGGCGAACCGGCGGTGCTCTGA
- a CDS encoding LysR family transcriptional regulator, whose product MSQRGFDLTQLRTFIAVAESGSVSAGAERVFLSQSSVSEQLKKLEERAGQPLFVRSKQGVSATPAGSRLLDHARRILAMSEAAFEDLQGRSLDGELRIAITDYYRPHDIARILKTFSEQYPRLKLHVTVLPSAVIDSSAGDDASFDIGLSLRLVTGATRAASKRAEAQSTVVRREKLLWVSAADAGAQVGEPYKLVLLPSTCQLQRFVVKLLDEHSVPYIVSHSASGVAGLQLALKAGLGISCLNESSIGAGVMACPSSIGLPTLPPVEFHLLPGRIGESERVSNARIALMRLFS is encoded by the coding sequence ATGAGTCAACGTGGATTCGACCTGACACAGTTGCGCACATTCATAGCGGTTGCCGAATCCGGGAGCGTGTCGGCGGGTGCGGAACGGGTATTCCTGTCGCAATCGTCGGTGAGCGAGCAGTTGAAGAAGCTCGAAGAACGCGCCGGTCAGCCGCTTTTCGTGCGCAGCAAGCAAGGCGTGAGCGCCACGCCTGCGGGCAGCCGCCTGCTCGATCACGCGCGGCGCATTCTCGCCATGAGCGAAGCGGCGTTCGAAGACCTGCAAGGGCGCTCGCTCGACGGCGAGCTGCGCATCGCGATCACGGACTATTACCGTCCTCACGACATCGCGCGCATTCTCAAGACGTTCTCGGAGCAGTATCCGCGTCTCAAGCTGCACGTGACGGTGCTGCCGAGCGCGGTGATCGACAGCAGTGCGGGCGACGACGCGTCATTCGACATCGGTCTCTCGCTGCGCCTCGTTACGGGCGCCACGCGAGCCGCAAGCAAACGCGCCGAAGCACAGAGCACAGTCGTGCGGCGCGAGAAGCTGCTGTGGGTCAGCGCCGCCGACGCGGGTGCGCAAGTCGGGGAGCCGTATAAGCTCGTGCTGCTGCCCTCGACGTGCCAGTTGCAGCGCTTCGTCGTGAAGCTGCTGGACGAGCACAGCGTGCCGTATATCGTTTCGCACTCCGCATCGGGCGTGGCGGGATTACAGCTGGCGTTGAAGGCAGGCCTGGGCATTTCCTGCCTGAATGAATCGTCGATCGGCGCAGGCGTGATGGCATGTCCATCCAGCATCGGTTTGCCTACGCTGCCGCCCGTCGAATTTCACCTGCTGCCGGGGCGGATCGGCGAAAGCGAACGCGTCAGCAATGCACGCATCGCCTTGATGCGATTGTTCAGCTAG
- a CDS encoding MFS transporter: MEHQAGVSGLSGVESGVRSAGHRWKVLGVGFAANASFSAAFSGIPTTAVFLRSGYHLGNDGLGLVLGMLGLGIAVSELPWGLLTDRWGDRRVLLLGLLATAAALAGLAVFASPSAAHVPGVTTLALGLLLVGLLGGSVNGSSGRAVMAWFREGERGLAMSIRQTAVPAGGGLGALLLPMLAAKGGFVSVYALLAAGCAVTAGFAWCWLHEPANAVSDAKNDASYPSSSRAGAAVPAAPAVSPLRDIGIWRVALGAGVLCVPQLAIVTFGTVFLHDFIHAGVLGISVTMAAVQTGAALARVWSGGWTDRRGNRRAYMRACSMLTALLFAALALATGVAGHHHAAFTTAFTTAFTTAFALMVIAGGVSASAWHGVAFTEMATLAGTSRAGTALAIGNTCLFLTLFVTPLVIPPLLSLGSWPMVWAVASVCALVALPVFPRAVRQRERGAPRTCDATR; the protein is encoded by the coding sequence ATGGAACACCAGGCGGGCGTGTCGGGCTTATCGGGCGTGGAGAGCGGGGTGCGGTCGGCGGGGCATCGGTGGAAAGTGCTGGGTGTTGGCTTTGCTGCGAACGCCAGCTTTTCCGCGGCTTTTTCTGGCATTCCGACCACCGCGGTTTTCTTGCGCTCGGGCTATCACCTCGGTAACGACGGCCTCGGGCTGGTGCTCGGCATGCTTGGCCTCGGCATCGCGGTCAGCGAGTTGCCGTGGGGACTGCTCACCGACAGGTGGGGCGACCGTCGCGTGTTGCTGCTCGGCCTGCTCGCAACCGCCGCTGCTTTGGCCGGGCTCGCGGTCTTCGCGTCGCCGTCGGCCGCTCACGTGCCGGGCGTGACGACGCTCGCGCTCGGCCTGCTGCTGGTCGGCCTGCTCGGCGGCAGCGTCAACGGGTCGAGTGGACGCGCCGTGATGGCGTGGTTTCGGGAGGGCGAACGCGGGCTCGCGATGAGCATTCGGCAGACCGCGGTGCCGGCGGGCGGCGGTCTCGGCGCGTTGCTGCTGCCAATGCTGGCCGCGAAGGGCGGCTTCGTCAGTGTGTATGCGCTGCTGGCTGCGGGTTGTGCGGTCACGGCAGGATTCGCATGGTGCTGGTTGCATGAACCCGCGAACGCCGTGTCGGACGCGAAAAATGACGCGTCGTACCCTTCTTCTTCTCGGGCCGGCGCAGCGGTGCCGGCCGCGCCGGCGGTGTCGCCGCTGCGCGATATCGGTATCTGGCGCGTGGCGCTCGGCGCGGGCGTGCTGTGTGTACCGCAACTGGCTATCGTCACTTTCGGCACCGTGTTTCTTCACGACTTTATCCACGCCGGCGTGCTGGGCATCAGCGTCACGATGGCCGCCGTGCAAACGGGCGCGGCGCTCGCGCGAGTCTGGAGCGGCGGCTGGACCGACCGGCGCGGCAACCGGCGCGCTTATATGCGGGCGTGCAGCATGTTGACCGCACTGTTGTTCGCCGCGCTCGCACTGGCGACGGGCGTCGCAGGCCACCATCACGCGGCGTTCACAACGGCGTTCACAACGGCGTTCACAACGGCGTTCGCGCTGATGGTGATAGCCGGCGGCGTGAGCGCGTCGGCGTGGCACGGCGTTGCGTTCACGGAAATGGCGACGCTTGCTGGAACGAGCCGCGCGGGCACCGCACTGGCGATCGGCAATACGTGCTTGTTCCTTACGCTGTTCGTGACGCCGCTTGTGATTCCGCCGCTGCTGTCGCTCGGTTCATGGCCGATGGTGTGGGCAGTGGCGAGCGTGTGTGCGCTGGTTGCGTTGCCGGTTTTTCCGCGCGCGGTTCGTCAGCGCGAACGGGGTGCACCGCGCACCTGCGACGCAACACGCTGA
- a CDS encoding response regulator transcription factor, with the protein MSLRIILADDHPFVLLGIRAILERVSGVTVVGEADTPRSLIELLRCTPCDVLVTDLAMPDASADVDDGPSLVRRVRQDWPQLRIVVLTALTNSATLAALLAESEVSALGKTEPLLELGDAIGTINSGARYIGPSIRAMLEHPATYELQSAPARPLSGRQSEVVRRVISGQSIPEIADALGCHRSTVTREKRKAMARLGVTNDPGLFSYVRGHWIIDS; encoded by the coding sequence GTGAGTCTCCGAATCATTCTTGCCGACGATCACCCGTTCGTTCTTCTCGGCATTCGCGCAATACTGGAAAGAGTATCAGGCGTCACCGTAGTCGGCGAAGCGGATACGCCTCGCTCGTTGATTGAATTATTGCGGTGCACGCCGTGTGATGTACTTGTCACGGATTTGGCTATGCCCGATGCGTCCGCAGACGTGGACGACGGCCCGAGCCTCGTGCGGCGCGTCCGGCAGGACTGGCCCCAACTGCGCATTGTGGTGCTCACCGCACTCACGAATAGCGCGACGCTCGCCGCGTTGCTTGCGGAAAGCGAAGTCAGCGCGCTGGGCAAAACAGAGCCGCTGCTTGAGCTGGGCGACGCAATCGGAACGATCAACAGCGGCGCGCGGTATATCGGGCCCTCGATTCGCGCGATGCTGGAGCATCCGGCAACGTATGAACTGCAATCCGCGCCCGCGCGGCCGTTGTCGGGCAGGCAAAGCGAAGTGGTTCGCCGAGTGATAAGCGGCCAGTCGATCCCTGAAATCGCGGACGCGCTCGGCTGTCACCGCAGCACCGTGACACGCGAGAAGCGCAAAGCGATGGCCAGACTGGGTGTGACAAACGATCCTGGACTTTTCTCATATGTTCGCGGACATTGGATTATCGATTCCTAA
- a CDS encoding response regulator transcription factor — translation MNDTAEISAPARTIIADDHPLVLLAIENLMSTFSNVKIVGRVADATELFEELERTPSDLVLMDLYMQGEFGDDGFDVIREFKARYPRIALIVLTMETDAAALQKVISLGVDGLISKRDRIDLIKVAVVTALARECYVGPAVRASIANAAMTQRLDYVRKMLSRRELEVFTQYASGYAVTEIAARVGRSVKTISAQKCTAMRKLSLQSDAELFRFAVEHGVIAEESVRKPSRRGQ, via the coding sequence ATGAACGATACCGCTGAGATAAGCGCCCCGGCGAGAACCATCATCGCAGACGATCATCCGTTGGTTCTACTCGCAATCGAAAATCTGATGAGTACCTTTTCGAACGTGAAGATCGTGGGGCGTGTTGCCGACGCAACTGAGCTTTTCGAGGAACTCGAGCGAACTCCCTCCGATCTCGTTTTAATGGACCTTTATATGCAGGGCGAATTCGGCGACGACGGATTCGACGTCATCCGCGAATTTAAAGCGCGCTATCCGCGCATAGCGCTCATCGTGCTGACCATGGAGACCGATGCCGCCGCGTTGCAGAAAGTGATTTCGCTTGGCGTGGACGGGTTGATCAGCAAGCGCGACCGGATCGATCTGATCAAGGTAGCCGTGGTCACGGCGTTGGCGCGAGAGTGTTACGTCGGGCCGGCGGTACGTGCGTCGATCGCCAACGCAGCCATGACGCAGCGGCTCGACTATGTGCGGAAAATGCTGTCACGCAGGGAACTCGAAGTGTTCACGCAATATGCATCGGGATACGCGGTCACGGAGATCGCGGCGCGCGTGGGCCGAAGCGTGAAGACGATCAGCGCGCAAAAATGCACGGCCATGCGCAAGCTTTCTCTGCAAAGCGACGCGGAGTTGTTCCGCTTCGCGGTGGAGCACGGCGTGATTGCCGAGGAAAGCGTGAGAAAGCCGTCACGGCGCGGCCAGTGA